Sequence from the Panicum virgatum strain AP13 chromosome 5N, P.virgatum_v5, whole genome shotgun sequence genome:
ggtggcggccgccggggaggttctgggcgcggcgggggtgcgtggcgaggggtgggggctccagcgcgaggcaacaggagggggaggagctcgccggcgacgcgtggaagccagcgcacggcgaagtaatggccgggaaagccgggaaggcgctccacggcgacgctgtcggtggccggcggcgagaagcagagcagggagggggagatggtcataagggcgattttgcaatttccaaaagttccagggacctttctgtaaacaagcaataacttttaaactaaagctcgaatgaaaaagtgcccaacatgaaagttgttcaatttttcaagagctacaactttgatgttgtgcaaaaatttatttgaccaaaggatagagagctaaatttgaaaacacaagagggattttaaattctaggaattttgtctttttcaatgcaaaatcacttcaaatgtagacttacaagcaaaataactaccatgcattaaatgcactgaaattttgcacaaacaccctccactaaaactataattacacaacccattcaacacaactgcaaaaaggaccttgcatagaatcataattacacatataacctttcataattacaaaaagatcctttttacgcatttcaagcacaagatgcatagcaacaaacacaattactgtgcagacacctatttaattactgtgtaaacacccggggtgttacacctGTGGGGTCTATTGGTACCGAGGAGCACCGGAGGTAGGGTCTCCGCGGCGGCTTGGcttggcggcggcaatggcggggcggcgaCGCCGTTCTGGCCTAGGGAgaagctcggctcggcttggaGATGGAAGGAGAGTGGAGAGGGAGGGTGGAGCGCCTCTTGGCGAAACAAATGGGGAGGGGAAGAGTTCGGCAGGAGGGGGCGTAGTAGTAGAGCGAGCTCGGCGCGTGCGGCGAGCGGCATCGGCGTTGGGCGCGTCGCGTTGCCGAGCGGCAATAAAGGCCGGTTCAGGGGCGCAGCGAGGCGAGTTGGGGCGCCGCAGCGGCGACGGGACGGGGCGAGCTGCGCTCATCATGGACGGCCATGAGTGGCTGCATGTGCGTGGACGGTGGCGTGAACGGAGCGCGACGCAGAGCGCTCGATGGCGCGGCGAAAGGAGCGGAGCAGCGAGGGCGCGTGCGCTGCAGCAGGCGAGTGAGGTTTGCGGCAGCCATGCGGGCTAGGCGCCTAGGCACTGAGTGCGCGGCCAAGGTCAGCGCTCAGCGAGCTTGGCGGCCGACGTGTTCGACGGGAGTTCGggaaggggagagagaagaaagagaaaagaaaccAACAGTGCCTAGCGTTGTTTGACCGAGGATAACTCaaaatttttgaactaaacttgaaaagttttgaataccaaagttgttcctcgtgtcaaaatctacaactttggtttaaGACGTTTTCCCATTTGAGGCTCGgtttgaaagttaaaaattcgaattcaagtttaaatgaAAACCCTCTAAACCTACTGTTTTTTgggtttttctccaaatttcatgttgtaacttgaaaaaatttgaatacgaaagttgtttgtcttgtaaaactctacaacttttgttttgggcaagaGTTCATTTGAGCTAAGGTGTGAGAATTGACTTTCCGGTATATTTAAACGGGTTTCTGGCTTTTAAGTAATTGAAAATTTGGGGGTTTTAACTTGTCATTTCAAATTAATTACATATTTAAAACATTGCTAAACACCGAAGGTGTTACAACTACACAAAAAACATACAACTCTCTGTTATTTAGTGGCTAGcctagcactcacccttctctctttctctctactAGCACTATCACATCTCTTCTACCATGCTCATGGATGAATGCCATGTCAAGGGAGGGgtctctatttataggccaagggGGACTATGGTACAAAGACAAGTACACTAAGGATTTCTAAATATTCTATCGTTTTCTTATTTTACTTATTATTAATTTTAGAGTATTCTATGAAAAATATCTCCTTGCATGGTGAAGAATAGTAATTGGCTTGCTCTTTTTCACACTTTCCCTCAAGTCAAAGTTCTCTTTAGAGATGTTTTGCAGACCATACTGAGTACCTTGAAAAACTTCTCAAACTTTGTTTTGTGAAGACCTTTGGTGATGATATCAACAATATGCTCCTGCTGACCATAATGACATGCCCCATGAACGCCGCAGGCATCACAGCGATGCGAGGGCACCCAACGGACTAGGCTCCAACGTACAGGAATAACCGCGGTTCGCTCGGCTCTATTACACTTGTACGATGATGGTCCGGCTCGCTCGGCTCTGGCGAAGGTTTGTGATTCGGCTGCAAGCTCCCCAGATTCGACACCGGCCCTTGTCCGCGATGAATCTTCAATCCCTACTTTGTGCATGAAACAAAAAGATTAAGTAGTGCACTTCTAACATTACGAGTCCCAGCATAGTTGGCGTCCTTGACATAGGCTCTCTTTAGTTTCCACCCCATAAattccgtaaacgcaaaaaaaacatcacatcgaatatttcgacatatgtctggagtactaaatgaagtctatttacaattttttttgcatagatgagctgtaaatcgcgagacgaatctaatgagcctacttaatccatgatttgcaacagtgatgctacagtaaccatccgctaattattacttaatcatgaattaattagcatcattagattcgtctcgcgatttacaacccatctatgtaaaagttttgtaaataggctttatttagtacttcaaattagtaagattgcatcacaaattttttttgcaaaacatctaaacacggccataGTTTTCATCGATGCGTGCGACTTCACatcagggttaaccatttcgttttccggtgAAATCCCGGTGATcggcggaaacggaattccgttccggAATTCCGGTGAATTTCGgccgaatttttttgaattttgaattttcaaaacgaaatttttcgaaaatacCGAAATATTTTTTCCTGATACCAAGGGGAAACGAATCGCCGAAATTTCAAACCCTGCTTCACATTCACTGAAGACGGTGGCAGACGAGGCCTGACTCCGCTCAGCTGTCCGCCTGGCGCCTAGGAGCCGAGCGACACGAGGGATGTTGAGCACTGCGAGCCTTGCCCACGTGGGAGCCAAGCTAGCAAGCATTGTCAGATCGATTTAAAGGTCTGATTGGTTTGCGGGTCCAACCTAGTCTGGCTCGTACCGGCCAATCAGGCTCCCATTAGCCGCGCTTCATAAATACATGAGTCAAAGATGGCAACCGATAAAATTCGCACAGATATACCTATCATGTATCCGTATCCGCTAGTCAAAATTCATGCCTGCATCCACGCCCGCCACCCGTCACATACGGGAGCTTGTGCCCGCACCCGCAATCCGCGGATATCTCATGCCCACGGGTATGCTCGTGTGCCCGCAAGCTAAGGGTGGCTACCCGGCGGCAGATCTAGCGATGGCAAGTTAGGGGCGGCGCACTGGGCGGGAAAGTGAGTAGGTTGGGGGCTACGGGTGGGCGTTCAGGTTACCCGAAAAATTCGGATCGAGTTTATCGAGTTTTTGAAAATTCGGGTTTTGAAAACTGGAACCCGAAAAATACCCAACGATTCGGGTACCCGCCACTTCGGGTTCGGGTAAACCCGAAACACCCAATCTGTAACATATCGTGGTGGCGCAAGAGCATAGTGCCGACCTAGGGATGGGCAGGGACTTGTCAGCCATCGCTGTAGGGGGGGTGGAGTGCTGTCCTGGCGGGACCCAACAGGCCACACGAGGGCGCACCGGCCACcgtcgcctcccgccgccgaagCCGCACCCTCCGCCACCGTAAGCGGGAGCAGGAGTGGAAGTTGGGGGCATGGtcgcgtggaggaggcggatccggcgggCGCGGACTCGGGCTCCTGCTCCGGCAACGGGGAGGCCGGGTCCTCGGCGAGGATGGAGAAATCCATGGGAGATTTGGATGCGAGATGCAGGGGAGGTCGCCATCGTTCGTGCCTTTGTGGGGCACTGGTGCCGTGGAGGGTCAGGGGGCGGCGGTGAGTGTGTGGTGTTGGGCTGTGCTGTTGCCTGTTGGCCTTCTTGTACCGACTAACGAGCACTCTTGTTTGGGGCTGGGTGGTAAGCACTTCGGGTTTTCGGGTACCGGAGTTCAATACCCGAATTACTCATAATAATTTCGAATACTGGAATCTGCTACCCAAAATAGTGAtcgggtttttcgggctcgGATTTTTCGGGTATAGGTTCGGGTTTTTTGGGTTCGGATTTCGGGTAATATGTCCAGCCGTAATGGGGCGGATGGGTGGTGGCGCTCTGTCGAAGTAGGGAGGAGCCAAGGAGCAACCGGCGGACGTTCGGCCTAGGGGCAGCTCGCCCGAGGCGTCCGGCCTAGGGGGATGACGAGCCACCGGAGCTTCAGAGAGCGGCCAGCCCGGTGGCGTCGACCGGCGACGGAGGGGGCCTAGCTGCCTACGGCTTGGCTGCTTGTAGCGTGCGTGGAGGATTGAGCACCTGGGCCGCTTGTTCCTCGATCAacagggaggaaggaggggaaagCACATAATGTGGTGCAGGCATGCGGCGTATAGATAGGAGGCACCAAGAAAGAGGAAGGGAGCGGTGGAGGGTGTGGCGCACACAGAAGGGGCTAGGGGCGGAAGCGAAGGCCTGCTGGCGGCCAGGGAAGGGAACGAGGCTGAGGTGGGGTTGGAACCctaaccgtgtgtttggttggagagcgGAGCGAGCCGGGTCGGAGCGGACCCGTCCTCGCGGCTGTTTGGATAGAAGACGAGTGGGTTGGGTTGGCTCCAGGAGGGAATATTCCGCCTAGATGTGGGTTGGCTCCGTCCTCCGAAAAATGGATGACGGAGCCAACCCAGCTGGGTTCCGTCCCTCGCGCGTCGTCGTCTCCGTTTCGCTAGGACGTCTCGGCTTCTTTTGTTTCGAGCTCTAGCCATGGAGGGTGGGGGAGGGAGCGGAATCGGTGGACGTCGACGCCCGTGCCTGCCAACCATCCCCGCCCGCCCCCAGGCCCCAGCGCACGCGAGCCCGCCCgcctctcgccgccgctccacgcgaCCCGggcccgcgctcgccgccgctccaatGCCCGCCCAGAATCGCCCGTCCGTGCCCTCCCCCTCCGCGGCCGCTGGCGCCGGCTCGCCCCCTCCCgcgtcctccccgccgccgcccgcggccgagTCTGCGGAGAAGAAGCCTAAGCGGGAGGAGAACGGCGCCGAGGCCAACGGAAACGCCAACGGTGAGCGTGCGGTGGTCACAGATTCCggcgcgaaggcggcggcggcggcgtcggaggcGTCGGAGTCGGAGGACGCGGACGCCGTGAACCAGGGGCACCCACGGGCAgctcgcggggcggcggcggcggcccacggtGGCCCGAGCAGGGAAGCTCAcggggcggcgggcgggaggCCGGGCCGGGGCGGGCGGACGCCATGGCGGGAGGAGGAGACCGGGGTGGAGACTTCGGCAGGGGCCGCgcagcccggccggcggcgggggcccgGTCACAGGCCGTCGGGGGCCGCGCAGCGTGGCCGGTGGCGGAAGACCGGCGGCGGGGGGCCGGGCGCACGggctgaggaagaagataagggagagaaaaaaataaaaagaaaaagaaaaagtgagAGATTGACAGGTGGGGTCTATTGGTGGTAAGTGGGACCCTCGTTAACGGTGTTATCATGCCATCCAACCCGAATTCCCAATTCCTTCAACCAAACATGAAATGGGTTCACTCCGTCCCCAAAATCAGAAATACAACCAAACAATGGATGGGTCGGCTCCGTCCCCAAAATCcgggttggatccaacccaacccattgatcccgcaaccaaacacacggtaagTTGAGTTTATATATTTGGAgtttgggcccacatgtcaaacGGGTCTGCCATGTTTGCATGTGCGGATAGCATTTTATCATGCCAGCGAGCAAATATCCATCGGGTTCAGACTTGTACCTGCGTCCGCGCCCATCAGATTTGCTACCCGCGGGTATGTGGATAATttctacccgttgccatccttatATACATGAGCAGCTGAATGGTTACCTATTTGTGCGTGGCCAGGATCCGTAGAGAAATTGATTGCTTGGCTTGCTCTGTGTTCTTCCCTGCAGTGCTGCTCTCTGACGCCGAACAGCATCTGCTCTCGCGCCAGCTGGTGTATCCGCGGAGCCAGGCCGCTTCAGTCATCCAATGAAGTGCAGGCTCTGCAGCTCGCATCTCGGGAGCCTGACTGGTTTGCAACCACCCAACCAATCTCCACGCGACATGAATCCGTCCTCACAGACAGCGGTTTGCTGGGAACCATCCCAATTTTTTTTCGAATATATAGATATTTAGAAAAGGTACAAGGTAGCAAAGAAATGACATTCaccgcgttcggcaggctggagctggagtggtgtgagagaaaaacactgttacctggctggtggttggaggttggagctggagtggtaTGAAAGGAAATTACTGTAGGGCCGGAGCCCTacccaccagccgaacacggtgattgGGCGTAGCAAAGAAATGACATGGGCGTAGAAGAGAGCTATAGAGATATAACGTAGCCtttgcagaaaaaaaaatcagatgcAGTAGAGGCAAGTACCCATTTCCCAAATATGATATAacctatgcaaaaagaaaaaaaaaaggttaacGAAGCCACCGAATGCCTGCCGAGATCGGCTGTCATCGCTCGATTTAATATTGGCTGTCGTTCTCGCCACAATACTATTCGTCTGTTCATACGCATAGCTCGGACCGAATTTTTTTTTATCCCGTTTGTTTTCAACTATACAATTGTGTCCGTATTTGCTATGGATAAAGTTTGCATAAGTATATGATACGGATAGGTCCATATGATCTATGTGATCGAGTCGTGAACGGAGCGGGTTAGTCCGATTCGCATATGAGATGGATTAAGATCCACCTATCAATAATACGAGGTGGACCAAACTAAAAATCTAGATAGAAACCTTACTCATTTTAATAATATATATAGGTATAGATAATTGACCTGTTCGGGTGAGATGAAATGGCTGGGCTAGCTGTTTCAGCAGTCAATCCAACCATTTCAGCCCAACCAATTTAGCCCATTCGAATGGAGTcaagatatagatatagattatAAGCACATTTATCAAGTATCAACAAAAATAAGTTAAAATTCCAACCAAATGCAATGATTAATTTTTTCTTATCTAGAAAGCCGCTTATCTGACAATCACCGAACAACATGAGCATATTTCTACACATTTTTTGTTAGGCAATTATTTTTGTATAAAAACGAGATAAAattagaaatgaaaaaaaaatcgcaagagAGAAGGCGATTGGCCGGGCGGATCCATGTAGCGTAAGCCCATGTGCAGCCCATGGAAAAAGGCCCAGCCCTACCTTAACTCGCATCCCGCCGCTTCGGCAGCCGCACTCGGCCCTCCCCGTTCCccaatcaaaaaaaaaaaaaccccggcgggcggcggcgcgcagctccATCCCTAGGCCGGGCCGGCGCGGTGGCACCCCACAGCTTCCAGACTCAGGCTAGGGCGGCCGGGCGGATCCGCGCCATCTCCATccggctgctggctgctgctgctgagctgCTCTGCGCCTTCGCTGCTTGGCTGCGGACTGCAGTGCGGTGCAGCCGGCAGGCACCGTCGTGGCGTTGACGTCTGCCGTCAGGGACTCGGATCCGGCAGTCCGCATTCCGGTTGCGCCCTTAGACCTCAGCACGACGTCCCCTGCTGCAGTGCGCAGTGCTGCTTGCCTGCTTAGGTATGCAATTGCATATTTCTGTTTGACTCTCGATTTGCAGTCGATTAGTTTCTGAGAATCAATTGCCATTGTGTGCCATAGATATATCAATATATGAATGCCAATGATCAAGGCCGAGTCGTTGGTTTCTTCTTCTCGAATATTTGTCATTTTAGTTGAGTTTCAGAAGTTCACAAACATAAATTGACCCTGTTGCTCAAAATATACCGTTTGTTTTATTTCATGTGTATATCATTATTGCACATAAATTAAGTTCCTGAAGACTAGATTACTCAGCCAAATTGGTTTCCAAACTTCAAGTTGTATGCTTATTTTacatttttgtttgttttggatTTCCCAAAGATTTTCTCACCTTTTCTAGGAATGCTACTTAACAGATATTTTCTACCTTCTTTCTAGCTTTCTGAGCATGAAAATGTTATCTCACATGCTGTTCAGCTTTGTCACAGTGGTTGGTATAGTCTCGAGGAGTCTTAAGCACGTGAAGTCATTTCTGTGTGGACAATTTGATGAATGTATAGAAAATGCCAAGAGTCAAACACTCAAGCTAGCCTGCTAAAGAAGACTCACAATGAAGAGAAATATGTTCACAGAGTGAATTCCATTATGCATGCCCTTGAAATCGAAAGGTCCCCTTCTCCACTTGAAGGTAATAATAATCTTCAGGTTTTGTGTTCGTTCATTAATATCGtattttgatgcatgttttactTGCAAAAGGGTGAATGTATACAAAATCTGATATTTATCACTCTATGAACTTTCATAGGAAGGATAGACTAAAACGTGCAACTGGTGTATTTTTCAGGTGAGTTGAATACTCATGAATCTTGTGCATCCATAGAAGACCTGATGTTTTTCCGAGAACGTATAAAGGATCAGATATCAAAACCGATGAGCCAAACTACTGATTGTAGTAAAGAGGGTTTATCTTCAATTCGAGATGATAGGGGTTTCAAGATGGAAAACGTAAGCTTTGTGACACCAATACCTGAAGGTAGCCACAAGAGCTGTAAGAATTTGTTGCCACCCCTGAATAAAGGGACAATGGAATGCCAGTCACAATACAGTGATGTTGTTAGGTTAGATGCAAGGGTTGAAGGTGCTGGCTGTGAGCTCACTGGACTTGAAAATGGCACACCACTTTATGACGTAGAGCTGACTGTTCATGGAAACTACGAGGGCCATGGCTTGCCCCTTGCTTTCATCACAAGTAAATCAACTGGTAAACCTGTAAAAGGCTACCCTGTCACTGT
This genomic interval carries:
- the LOC120674790 gene encoding skin secretory protein xP2-like, producing the protein MEGGGGSGIGGRRRPCLPTIPARPQAPAHASPPASRRRSTRPGPALAAAPMPAQNRPSVPSPSAAAGAGSPPPASSPPPPAAESAEKKPKREENGAEANGNANGERAVVTDSGAKAAAAASEASESEDADAVNQGHPRAARGAAAAAHGGPSREAHGAAGGRPGRGGRTPWREEETGVETSAGAAQPGRRRGPGHRPSGAAQRVLLSDAEQHLLSRQLVYPRSQAASVIQ